A single genomic interval of Daucus carota subsp. sativus chromosome 1, DH1 v3.0, whole genome shotgun sequence harbors:
- the LOC108213672 gene encoding pentatricopeptide repeat-containing protein At4g20090 — MVLIIPTTKKLNIKIYLTPCKLFALQALFYSSNQDFQLAKTPEKPHLENNEFEPNPPPIADEIFRCSPKMGSFKVGDSTFYNLVANYASVGDFGAIEMVFDRMKREKRVFLEKVFILVFKAYGKSHLPEKAVELFERMVGDYQCRPSVRSFNSVLNVIIQEGLFDRALEFFKYVIGNRSMNILPNVLSFNLIIKANCKLGLIDRAVEVFREMPVRKCVPDVFTYCTLMDGLCKENRLDEAVSLLDEMQIEGCFPNSATFNVLINGLCKKGDLTRAAKLVENMFLKGCVPNEVTYNTLLHGLCLAGKLDKAISLINRMVSNKCVPNDITFGTIINGLVKQRRAADAAQLLVSMEERGQRANQYVYSSLISGLFKEKKSEEAIRMWKEMTERGCKPNTVLYSTLVDGFCKDGKVDEAKEILSEMRARGCIPNAFTYCSLMRGYFQTGNGQKAILMWKEMDKESCMQNEVCYSVLIHGLCGDGKLKEATVIWKQMLSKGYSPDVVAYSSMIHGFCSSGLVEQGLKLFNEMICKEPSSQPDVVTYNIIFNALCKQSSISRAIDLLNTMLDRGCDPDLVTCNIFLKCLQENVNPPQDGREFLDELVLRLCKRQRTIGASRIVEVMLQKFLPPKASTWEKVVKEVCKAKRIRAAIDKCWTDLFI; from the coding sequence ATGGTCCTCATAATCCCCACCACAAAGAAGCTCAATATCAAGATTTATTTAACCCCATGTAAGCTCTTCGCCCTTCAAGCTCTTTTTTATTCCTCTAATCAAGATTTTCAATTAGCTAAAACCCCAGAAAAACCCCATCttgaaaataatgaatttgagcCCAACCCACCACCAATTGCTGATGAAATTTTTAGATGTAGCCCCAAAATGGGATCTTTTAAAGTGGGTGATTCCACATTCTATAATCTGGTTGCTAATTATGCTAGTGTTGGGGATTTTGGGGCAATTGAGATGGTTTTTGATCGAATGAAGCGCGAAAAAAGAGTTTTCTTGGAGAAAGTTTTCATCTTGGTGTTTAAGGCTTATGGGAAATCACATTTGCCTGAAAAGGCAGTTGAGTTGTTTGAGAGAATGGTGGGTGATTATCAATGCAGACCAAGTGTTCGTTCGTTTAACTCGGTTCTTAATGTTATAATCCAGGAGGGTTTGTTTGATCGTGCGTTGGAGTTCTTTAAGTATGTGATTGGGAATAGGAGTATGAATATATTGCCGAATGTGttgagttttaatttgattattaaagcTAATTGTAAGTTAGGGTTGATTGATAGGGCGGTTGAGGTGTTTAGAGAAATGCCGGTGAGGAAGTGTGTGCCTGATGTTTTTACGTATTGTACTTTGATGGATGGGTTGTGTAAGGAAAATAGGCTTGATGAGGCAGTTTCTTTGTTGGATGAGATGCAGATTGAAGGGTGTTTTCCTAATTCTGCAACTTTTAATGTGTTAATTAATGGATTGTGCAAGAAGGGCGACTTGACTCGAGCAGCTAAACTTGTCGAAAATATGTTCCTTAAAGGGTGTGTTCCTAATGAAGTTACGTATAACACCCTTTTACATGGGCTGTGTCTTGCTGGAAAATTGGATAAGGCGATTAGTCTTATAAATAGGATGGTTTCAAACAAATGTGTTCCTAATGATATCACCTTTGGAACCATCATTAATGGGCTTGTTAAGCAGCGACGAGCTGCTGACGCTGCCCAGCTGTTGGTATCCATGGAGGAAAGAGGACAGCGGGCAAACCAGTATGTCTATTCATCACTTATTAGTGGATTATTTAAAGAGAAAAAATCTGAAGAGGCAATAAGAATGTGGAAGGAGATGACTGAAAGGGGATGCAAGCCTAATACAGTTCTTTATAGTACTCTTGTTGATGGGTTTTGTAAAGATGGTAAAGTGGATGAAGCTAAAGAAATCTTGTCTGAGATGAGAGCAAGGGGTTGCATCCCCAATGCTTTTACTTATTGCTCCTTAATGAGGGGATATTTTCAGACAGGCAATGGTCAGAAAGCAATACTCATGTGGAAAGAAATGGACAAAGAAAGTTGCATGCAGAATGAGGTTTGTTACAGCGTTCTCATTCATGGCCTCTGTGGGGATGGAAAGCTTAAAGAGGCTACAGTAATTTGGAAGCAAATGTTAAGCAAAGGATATTCGCCTGATGTTGTCGCTTATAGTTCAATGATCCATGGCTTTTGTAGTTCTGGTTTAGTAGAACAGGGTCTAAAACTTTTCAACGAGATGATATGCAAGGAGCCAAGTTCTCAACCAGACGTTGTCACTTATAACATAATATTCAATGCATTATGCAAGCAGAGTAGCATTTCCCGCGCCATTGATCTTCTAAACACTATGTTGGACCGAGGCTGTGATCCTGATTTGGTTACATGCAATATATTTCTGAAATGTCTGCAAGAGAATGTAAATCCACCACAAGATGGGAGGGAGTTTCTGGATGAACTTGTATTACGACTTTGCAAGCGACAGAGAACAATAGGAGCATCTAGAATTGTTGAAGTGATGCTTCAAAAGTTTCTTCCTCCAAAAGCATCTACGTGGGAAAAGGTTGTAAAAGAAGTTTGTAAAGCAAAAAGGATCCGAGCTGCCATCGACAAGTGTTGGACTGACCTGTTCATCTGA